GAACTTAGCCAGCTCCAGGTGCAACCAAGGAAAAAATCAGATAGTTGCCCTTCCATCCGGTGTTATCCTTCTGAAAGAAAGACAATGCTTATGAAATAGTGCAGAAttcaaacaaaaatgaaaaattgagcaCCATTTATTCAGCATATAAAATGGGTTACCCCTTCCGATTCTCGAAATCTCAATTGCTAAGACATATAGCTGACGTTAAAGATTCCATGTACTTGTTTAAgagatcaagaaaagaaatcctATTGTGGATTTTTAACCAAAAGTCGCATTATGATTTTATAAATAACAGAACGGAAATCTTGTTTGTCATTGGTATTTGAAACCATTCTTTTTGATAACGAAAATGATCTAAAaacattctctctctatttataaGAGGGCCTTAGATATCTCAACACAACATCGATGGTATATTTCCGATGCTCATAAGAAATCTAATTCCAATGCTGCCATAATGAGGCCAGGCAGATATATGAGAATCTACCTTTTTCAACTCAACTTTAGGCGGTGAAGGTTCTTGGTAGAAGTTTGGCATAGGTGTGGCTTTAAAGTTCAAACTCTTCCTCAGCATCTTCATCTCAGCTTCTTGAGTTTCCTGATATCAAATTGCAGCTTCTCAAATAAGCAAACGGAACAAGCAAGCAACTTCCATGGCCACTTAAGCTAGCTAAAGAGGATACCACCTTGGACTTAGCCTGCAAGGTCGTCTGTTCTACTTCCTTTGCATGAATCTTTTCCTCAAGCTTTGAGTAGAACTGCCCAAGACGATGATAAAAAGTAGGTCATATCTGCAGCAATCTGACAAGGGATAACCACACAATTGCACATGAAGCAAACAACAGGAACTaacctctttccttttttcagcCCTTTGGTCACACCTAAAGCTGAACCCATAGTTCGGAAGTGCACCCACTCTACGGGTTCCAACATCAGCTGCGGTAAGGTTTCTATGATATTCTTAAGGATAAACTACTTGTAAAcagcaaagaaagaaatcagGGATCATTAGTGAAGATGCAAAGCAACACATGAAAAGAGTAATATGATCAAACTATAAGAAAATCTGCAAGGGATACGGGGAAGATTGTGGAATCCCATCAGGTTCGATGACGGATCCTTCTTTCAAAGGGTTCTCTTTTTTAACCCCGCTGTTGAAAAGCAattcatattttcaaattccaaGGTTATCAAATGTTATCAGTAAGTAATACAAACCATGAAATTTACACACACAGagacaaacaaataaataaaacttaaCATTTGAGGATTCAAAGACGGCTCAGAGCCTTTTAGCTATCCTCCACCATAAGCATAGCAGTAATTATGGCAGCAGATATATTCAAAACAATTTCTTCAACAAGAGAAACGTTAAAGTTGTGGCAAGCTAGGAATACCTCAGGCCTTTTGAAGAATCTATATAAGATTTTCCAGCTTGCTGTCAAAAGAAAACACGCCAAAAGATAAAGATTAGCAATCAAATGTCGGCAACGATGACCTAATACTTCTAAATGATGGTGACTCTACACTCAAGAAAAACATTCACCTTAGGTAGATGAGGCTGCTTATCATTTAATGGTTTGCTTTTAATAGGCTTCTCTACACTGGAATTTGGAGGAGCATTGCCATTTCGAACTGCTTTTGCttccttttcatctttgttCTTCTTTGCTCCAGGTGCCAGCACATTTTTCACAGTAGGTTTGTAATTGTTTTTGGTTCCTTGACTCCTCTGGCTTCTCACACGTTTTGCATGGTCTGAATCAAAATTGTCTCCTTCCTATGAACCAATTTATAGATGCAGTCAAGCATAAGGAGTTGTACCACTTCTGAAAActaagcagaagcagaagcagaagtgCATACCTTAGGAATGTTGGCAGGTCCCTCCTTTAAGTCCCCAGGCGATGACTTGTTTGCATCAGACTGATCTAACTCAACACTTTCTAAGCTTTTATTTACAGATGCAATTGCACCAGTCTCATCTGTGACCCCATCAAAATCAGTTGGAACTGTACTCTCTCCTTTGCAGGCCGGAAGTCTGTGCTGAGGGACCGTCTCAAAACCATTATCAGCAATGGTGTCGTCAATATCCATAGGACTGTTGATGTTGAGCTATACTAGAAGCCTTGACGCAATGTGAAACCAAAAGGGCACAGGGACTTGGAAGTTCCTGAAAGCTCAAAGAAGGCAGAAGGTGCACAGACCATGCAATCGGTCATCTTCTGACAGGAAAAGATATCACGAGAAAAGAAGTAAAACTGAGCCAATGTGCCACAATCAACATTCTGCAAAATCACAAGGTTAGACAAAAAATTAACAAGCTTCAGAGTTTTGCCATAGCATGCCTCAAAACCACCTTCTCAGCATCGAAGCACCTAGTCCCCAGCACAACATGTGAATCTTGAAACTCACTGAAGGGGAAGTATATATGCTAGTATTTCTTACATCATATATTCTCAGTTTCCAGGGATTGCGCGAGAAAAGCACATCAATCACAACGATGCAAATTAAGCGAGAACCTACGCAACCTACACACCCGAGAATTAATCACTCAAAAAGAAACGTTCTTCCAACAATGAGGCATCGATCTGGTCGTGGCAACCGCAACAGCACGAGACCCAGTAAAAACTCCCATTCAAGCCACGATAATGCTTCGACCCGAAAACCCAGAACAGAAATAACACATCGGAGTGCAGACACGATTCGGCACAGAACTTTTCAGACGCTTATCTCAGAAGGCAAATCACAGAGCAGTACAGGCTCTTTGTGCTCTTACCCAGAACTGGAGGGAAGCAATCAGAGCTCCATCGACGGCCTCCGACGGACAAAAGGGGAAGATCTGCAGCGAGAGTTTGGAGATCTGGGGGAAGAACGGAAATGGGCAAGAACCCAGCAatcaaaattcgaaattttgaaGTCCTCGCCTTTATCTCGGGACTCAATCGTGGGTCTATGAACTGTGGAGTGATGGATCGTGGGTGTGCTTGAAATGGAAAGCAGGGAGAGGTGTCTGT
This genomic interval from Rhodamnia argentea isolate NSW1041297 chromosome 4, ASM2092103v1, whole genome shotgun sequence contains the following:
- the LOC115743446 gene encoding protein WVD2-like 6 isoform X1, whose protein sequence is MDIDDTIADNGFETVPQHRLPACKGESTVPTDFDGVTDETGAIASVNKSLESVELDQSDANKSSPGDLKEGPANIPKEGDNFDSDHAKRVRSQRSQGTKNNYKPTVKNVLAPGAKKNKDEKEAKAVRNGNAPPNSSVEKPIKSKPLNDKQPHLPKQAGKSYIDSSKGLSGVKKENPLKEGSVIEPDGIPQSSPNLTAADVGTRRVGALPNYGFSFRCDQRAEKRKEFYSKLEEKIHAKEVEQTTLQAKSKETQEAEMKMLRKSLNFKATPMPNFYQEPSPPKVELKKIPPTRARSPKLGRRKSSPTEEFEKNGHGNRPSDRLSLDEEVSRNQPSRVPPIKSKKPIRKSLPVLPSEKNKPSSVRIKSAESQATHTQETGNRAHKPLQVDDSPSDHTPILDELVKPTIAQEGTESGVMQEQQ
- the LOC115743446 gene encoding protein WVD2-like 6 isoform X2, with the protein product MDIDDTIADNGFETVPQHRLPACKGESTVPTDFDGVTDETGAIASVNKSLESVELDQSDANKSSPGDLKEGPANIPKEGDNFDSDHAKRVRSQRSQGTKNNYKPTVKNVLAPGAKKNKDEKEAKAVRNGNAPPNSSVEKPIKSKPLNDKQPHLPKQAGKSYIDSSKGLRVKKENPLKEGSVIEPDGIPQSSPNLTAADVGTRRVGALPNYGFSFRCDQRAEKRKEFYSKLEEKIHAKEVEQTTLQAKSKETQEAEMKMLRKSLNFKATPMPNFYQEPSPPKVELKKIPPTRARSPKLGRRKSSPTEEFEKNGHGNRPSDRLSLDEEVSRNQPSRVPPIKSKKPIRKSLPVLPSEKNKPSSVRIKSAESQATHTQETGNRAHKPLQVDDSPSDHTPILDELVKPTIAQEGTESGVMQEQQ